A part of Haloarchaeobius sp. HME9146 genomic DNA contains:
- a CDS encoding ParA family protein produces MTNQERSAAIVGATGGAGATRLTVELAATLARDGRSVAVFDASFATQGLSHYVHGRIDIDVTRLLTDDSVHQRAAMIDLGLDTPAPVVVCPAYASLERFARAKSGEAADRFGEIIRRATESYDHVLVDTPPVADNPSIAAVNAADRVAVVVPPSKRGVDTLRRTEDRLTDIGAGADRVLANRVADLDEHPVESADVAIPRSEVTGVAGSPVCVTGETGPFAQTVATAAEAVFNTQLGIEFPRGGLRERLASRF; encoded by the coding sequence ATGACGAATCAGGAGCGCTCCGCCGCCATCGTCGGCGCGACCGGCGGCGCGGGCGCGACCCGGCTCACCGTCGAACTCGCCGCGACGCTCGCCCGCGACGGCCGGAGCGTCGCCGTCTTCGACGCCTCGTTCGCCACGCAGGGCCTCAGCCACTACGTCCACGGCCGCATCGACATCGACGTGACGCGCCTGCTGACCGACGACTCGGTCCACCAGCGCGCCGCCATGATCGACCTCGGTCTCGACACGCCCGCCCCGGTCGTGGTCTGCCCGGCGTACGCCTCCCTCGAACGCTTCGCCCGCGCCAAGTCCGGGGAGGCCGCCGACCGTTTCGGCGAGATAATCCGCCGGGCCACCGAGAGCTACGACCACGTGCTGGTCGACACGCCGCCGGTCGCGGACAACCCCTCCATCGCCGCGGTGAACGCGGCCGACCGGGTCGCCGTGGTCGTCCCGCCGTCGAAACGCGGCGTCGACACGCTCCGGCGCACCGAGGACCGCCTCACGGACATCGGTGCCGGGGCGGACCGCGTGCTCGCGAACCGGGTGGCAGACCTCGACGAGCACCCCGTCGAGTCGGCCGACGTGGCTATCCCCCGGTCCGAGGTGACCGGCGTGGCTGGCTCCCCGGTGTGCGTCACCGGTGAGACCGGCCCGTTCGCCCAGACCGTCGCCACCGCGGCCGAGGCCGTGTTCAACACTCAACTCGGCATCGAGTTCCCCCGCGGTGGCCTGCGCGAGCGCCTCGCGTCCCGGTTCTGA
- a CDS encoding HIT family protein, with amino-acid sequence MDDCIFCQIIAGDIPSRTVYEDEHAFAFLDVNPLAPGHTLVIPKGHHETLNDLPADEGSAVFSALHDLVPRVEAAVDADGSTVAFNNGEAAGQEVPHVHAHIVPRFDGDGNGPIHALFDGPGEMADEELDRIADDIAATE; translated from the coding sequence ATGGACGACTGCATCTTCTGCCAGATCATCGCTGGCGACATCCCGAGCCGCACCGTCTACGAGGACGAGCACGCCTTCGCGTTCCTCGACGTGAACCCGCTCGCGCCGGGGCACACCCTCGTCATCCCGAAGGGGCACCACGAGACCCTGAACGACCTGCCCGCCGACGAGGGGTCGGCCGTCTTCTCGGCGCTCCACGACCTCGTCCCGCGCGTGGAGGCCGCGGTCGACGCCGACGGCTCGACGGTCGCGTTCAACAACGGCGAGGCCGCCGGCCAGGAGGTCCCGCACGTCCACGCCCACATCGTCCCGCGCTTCGACGGCGACGGGAACGGCCCCATCCACGCCCTGTTCGACGGGCCGGGCGAGATGGCCGACGAGGAACTCGACCGCATCGCCGACGACATCGCGGCGACGGAGTAA